One Festucalex cinctus isolate MCC-2025b chromosome 1, RoL_Fcin_1.0, whole genome shotgun sequence genomic region harbors:
- the map6d1 gene encoding uncharacterized protein map6d1 isoform X1 produces the protein MAWPCISRVCCLARFWNQFDKSDLSVPLTIQNYSDISEQEVRSVTKQVSCPPSVPGPRGAAGGSPSRGSFRARREPSYKPREDYQPPGVPFPGVTQYKQDYKPWPIPKKDHYPWISNGGGPGERLEVKEEDRSSSYRQECKPWLKSSRKQPSDSPHVPPETSYQAAYNGEAHRSIASASSNVQPASVPRPVLVQAGPSYNPLVLYGVQHDKTELSTSTKAQQEHLVRTKLPPNPSAVFQSGPRAF, from the exons ATGGCTTGGCCGTGCATCAGCAGAGTGTGCTGCCTGGCTCGGTTCTGGAACCAATTCGACAAATCGGACCTTTCCGTGCCGCTCACCATCCAGAACTACTCGGACATCTCCGAGCAGGAGGTGCGATCCGTCACCAAGCAGGTATCCTGCCCGCCCTCGGTCCCCGGACCGCGAGGAGCCGCCGGCGGCTCCCCGAGCCGAGGCTCATTCAGGGCGCGCAGGGAGCCCAGCTACAAGCCCCGCGAGGACTACCAACCCCCGGGGGTGCCTTTCCCCGGCGTCACGCAGTACAAGCAGGACTACAAACCCTGGCCCATTCCCAAGAAGGACCACTACCCTTGGATCAGTAATGGGGGCGGCCCGGGGGAAAGGTTGGAGGTGAAAGAGGAGGACAGGAGCAGCTCCTACAG ACAAGAGTGCAAGCCATGGTTGAAAAGCAGCAGGAAACAACCTTCAGACTCCCCCCACGTCCCACCCGAGACGAGCTACCAGGCCGCCTACAACGGTGAAGCCCACCGGTCCATCGCCTCTGCCAGCTCCAACGTACAGCCCGCCTCCGTCCCCCGGCCCGTCCTGGTGCAAGCCGGCCCCTCTTACAACCCGCTGGTCCTGTATGGCGTCCAGCATGACAAGACTGAGCTCAGCACGTCAACAAAGGCTCAG CAGGAGCATCTGGTGAGGACCAAGCTGCCACCAAACCCTTCTGCCGTTTTCCAAAGCGGACCGCGAGCCTTTTAA
- the map6d1 gene encoding uncharacterized protein map6d1 isoform X2, translated as MAWPCISRVCCLARFWNQFDKSDLSVPLTIQNYSDISEQEVRSVTKQVSCPPSVPGPRGAAGGSPSRGSFRARREPSYKPREDYQPPGVPFPGVTQYKQDYKPWPIPKKDHYPWISNGGGPGERLEVKEEDRSSSYRQECKPWLKSSRKQPSDSPHVPPETSYQAAYNGEAHRSIASASSNVQPASVPRPVLVQAGPSYNPLVLYGVQHDKTELSTSTKAQEHLVRTKLPPNPSAVFQSGPRAF; from the exons ATGGCTTGGCCGTGCATCAGCAGAGTGTGCTGCCTGGCTCGGTTCTGGAACCAATTCGACAAATCGGACCTTTCCGTGCCGCTCACCATCCAGAACTACTCGGACATCTCCGAGCAGGAGGTGCGATCCGTCACCAAGCAGGTATCCTGCCCGCCCTCGGTCCCCGGACCGCGAGGAGCCGCCGGCGGCTCCCCGAGCCGAGGCTCATTCAGGGCGCGCAGGGAGCCCAGCTACAAGCCCCGCGAGGACTACCAACCCCCGGGGGTGCCTTTCCCCGGCGTCACGCAGTACAAGCAGGACTACAAACCCTGGCCCATTCCCAAGAAGGACCACTACCCTTGGATCAGTAATGGGGGCGGCCCGGGGGAAAGGTTGGAGGTGAAAGAGGAGGACAGGAGCAGCTCCTACAG ACAAGAGTGCAAGCCATGGTTGAAAAGCAGCAGGAAACAACCTTCAGACTCCCCCCACGTCCCACCCGAGACGAGCTACCAGGCCGCCTACAACGGTGAAGCCCACCGGTCCATCGCCTCTGCCAGCTCCAACGTACAGCCCGCCTCCGTCCCCCGGCCCGTCCTGGTGCAAGCCGGCCCCTCTTACAACCCGCTGGTCCTGTATGGCGTCCAGCATGACAAGACTGAGCTCAGCACGTCAACAAAGGCTCAG GAGCATCTGGTGAGGACCAAGCTGCCACCAAACCCTTCTGCCGTTTTCCAAAGCGGACCGCGAGCCTTTTAA